The Sphingomonas sp. KR3-1 genome has a window encoding:
- a CDS encoding TonB-dependent receptor: MRLALLASACAVMPAYAQTAETAPAPAPAESVPQEDGQAIIVTGARAEQRSSIDVKRNATVIMDGIVNDEIGALPDNSVGDTLERITGVSADRFKGNANELSVRGLGPTLSFSAFNGREVSTAGADRSVAFQQFPSELVNGVIVYKSQQADFLEGGIGGVIELRSMKPLDFGKSRFQAEVRGTYLPKDDAIIGRDGLGYRANASLVKQFHTGIGEFGIAIGYQRQDVAAPEDYYNGNSAFVPCNTAASNGTLATGTTAVLNAAGANSNCTVGTAPRTGIGETIGSTYYATQSRNFRQQNTRELRNAVIGAIQWRPTDNLDIALDGQWSRRESTENRNILSIAEALRGIKPILVGDGTNGFSKGALIKYGGNSNIEDQLELRERDETYKGGGATVTWKPGNFIFTADGSFSDSHRTETQKATRMRSTTRVGYELDYSESPIVPRVTFLNFDVNNPANFAANTATSVYARQRFVTDRKDDIWAGRLDGEYRFAEDGFLKSIKLGGRYSEHQRTLDNNRNNDLATLVPYGGMSVAQIIANANANCRKAFPTKDYFPTTNTNLTSWATFDNQCLFKAFTGQDSLPLPAESRDPSDIDVTEKIAAAYAMASFGGDLGSTPFSGNIGLRYVKTNIVSLGYRLPYKVSIDSASDNYTVVADPSGAIQTDTLKGEYQYWLPSLNVAFNLSDKVKLRAAGYRALSRSPIESFGAGIALNPQASGTGGATGVIFNPTSGNPDLKPMRAWNADLSLEFYPSRDSLFSIAGYYKWLRGSVISRSAGIPTTITVTTVIDNGAPSQASYNVNVIAPANDPDMRHLYGVEFTGSHNFSWLPGILSGFGVNGSFNVAWANFQYPDTSTLAAYLDPENLIGLSKYVANGTVYWERKGFSLRAMYRYRSHYYKPNGGTNRGVQDAGYLNLSAQYDVTKNLQLKLQALNVTNTKDVFYKGGYDSIAEVSESGPQYYFGFRLRY, translated from the coding sequence GTGCGCCTTGCGCTGCTGGCCTCCGCCTGTGCGGTGATGCCTGCCTATGCGCAGACCGCGGAGACGGCGCCCGCGCCGGCCCCGGCGGAAAGCGTACCCCAGGAGGATGGCCAGGCGATCATCGTCACCGGTGCGCGCGCCGAACAGCGCAGCTCGATCGACGTCAAGCGCAACGCCACCGTGATCATGGACGGCATCGTCAATGACGAGATCGGCGCGCTGCCCGACAACAGCGTGGGCGACACGCTGGAGCGCATCACCGGCGTCTCGGCCGATCGTTTCAAGGGCAATGCCAACGAGCTGTCGGTGCGCGGTCTCGGCCCCACGCTGAGCTTCTCCGCGTTCAACGGCCGCGAAGTCTCCACCGCGGGCGCCGACCGCTCGGTCGCCTTCCAGCAATTCCCCTCGGAGCTGGTCAATGGCGTCATCGTCTACAAGTCGCAACAGGCCGACTTCCTCGAAGGTGGCATCGGTGGCGTGATCGAGCTCAGGTCGATGAAGCCGCTCGATTTCGGCAAGTCGCGCTTCCAGGCGGAGGTGCGCGGCACCTATCTGCCCAAGGACGACGCCATCATCGGCCGCGACGGCCTCGGCTACCGCGCCAATGCCAGCCTGGTGAAGCAGTTCCACACCGGGATCGGCGAGTTCGGCATCGCGATCGGCTATCAGCGCCAGGACGTCGCCGCGCCGGAAGACTATTACAACGGCAACTCTGCCTTCGTGCCGTGCAACACCGCGGCCAGCAACGGCACGCTGGCGACCGGCACCACCGCGGTGCTCAACGCCGCCGGCGCCAATTCGAACTGCACCGTCGGCACCGCACCGCGCACCGGCATCGGCGAGACGATCGGCAGCACCTACTACGCCACCCAGTCGCGTAACTTCCGCCAGCAGAACACCCGCGAGCTGCGCAACGCCGTGATCGGCGCGATCCAGTGGCGCCCGACCGACAATCTCGACATCGCGCTCGACGGCCAATGGTCGCGCCGCGAATCGACCGAGAACCGCAACATCCTGTCGATCGCGGAGGCGTTGCGCGGCATCAAGCCGATCCTGGTCGGCGACGGCACGAATGGCTTCAGCAAGGGCGCGCTGATCAAGTATGGCGGCAACTCGAACATCGAGGACCAGCTCGAGCTGCGCGAGCGCGACGAGACCTACAAGGGCGGCGGCGCCACCGTCACCTGGAAGCCGGGCAACTTCATCTTCACCGCCGATGGCAGCTTCTCGGACTCGCACCGCACCGAGACGCAGAAGGCGACGCGCATGCGCTCGACCACGCGCGTCGGCTATGAGCTCGACTATTCGGAGAGCCCGATCGTCCCGCGCGTCACCTTCCTCAATTTCGACGTCAACAACCCGGCCAATTTCGCGGCGAACACCGCCACCTCGGTCTATGCCCGCCAGCGCTTCGTCACCGATCGCAAGGATGATATCTGGGCCGGGCGACTCGACGGCGAGTATCGCTTCGCCGAAGATGGCTTCCTCAAGTCGATCAAGCTCGGCGGGCGCTATTCGGAACACCAGCGCACGCTCGACAACAACCGCAACAACGATCTCGCCACGCTGGTGCCCTATGGCGGGATGAGCGTCGCGCAGATCATCGCCAATGCGAACGCCAATTGCCGCAAGGCCTTCCCCACCAAGGACTATTTCCCGACGACGAACACCAACCTGACCAGCTGGGCGACGTTCGACAACCAGTGCCTGTTCAAGGCCTTCACCGGCCAGGATTCGCTGCCGCTCCCGGCCGAGAGCCGCGATCCGAGCGACATCGACGTGACCGAGAAGATCGCCGCCGCCTATGCGATGGCGAGCTTCGGCGGCGATCTGGGCAGCACGCCGTTCAGCGGCAATATCGGCCTGCGCTATGTGAAGACCAACATCGTCTCGCTCGGCTATCGCCTGCCCTACAAGGTGTCGATCGACAGCGCGTCGGACAATTATACCGTCGTCGCCGATCCCAGCGGCGCGATCCAGACGGATACGCTTAAGGGCGAATATCAATATTGGCTGCCCAGCCTGAACGTCGCCTTCAACCTGAGCGACAAGGTCAAGTTGCGCGCCGCGGGCTACCGTGCGCTGTCGCGCTCGCCGATCGAGAGCTTCGGCGCGGGTATCGCGCTCAATCCGCAGGCGAGCGGCACCGGCGGCGCCACCGGCGTGATCTTCAACCCGACCAGCGGCAATCCGGACCTGAAGCCGATGCGCGCCTGGAACGCGGATCTCAGCCTGGAATTCTACCCCAGCCGCGACTCGCTGTTCTCGATCGCGGGCTATTACAAGTGGCTGCGCGGCTCTGTGATCAGCCGCTCGGCGGGCATCCCGACGACGATCACCGTCACCACCGTGATCGACAACGGCGCGCCGAGCCAGGCGAGCTACAACGTCAACGTCATCGCGCCGGCCAACGATCCGGACATGCGCCACCTCTATGGCGTCGAGTTCACCGGCAGCCACAATTTCTCCTGGCTGCCCGGCATCCTGAGCGGGTTCGGCGTCAACGGCTCGTTCAACGTCGCCTGGGCGAACTTCCAGTATCCGGACACGTCGACGCTGGCCGCCTATCTCGATCCCGAGAACCTGATCGGCCTGTCGAAATATGTCGCCAACGGCACGGTCTATTGGGAGCGCAAGGGCTTTTCGCTGCGCGCGATGTATCGCTACCGCTCGCACTATTACAAGCCGAACGGCGGCACGAACCGCGGCGTGCAGGACGCGGGATACCTCAACCTGTCCGCGCAGTACGACGTGACCAAGAACCTCCAGCTCAAGCTCCAGGCGCTCAACGTCACCAACACCAAGGACGTGTTCTACAAGGGCGGCTATGACTCGATCGCCGAAGTGAGCGAGAGCGGGCCGCAATATTATTTCGGCTTCCGGCTCCGCTACTGA